The DNA window GTTCGTCCGCCGTTGATGGGAAAAACGTGATTAACGAAATCTAAGTGCAAATATGGTTTTTGAGCGCTGAGGGCACGTGTCGCGGAAGATACGGCGCAAAAAAGGCAGGCGGACGGAGCCAAGTGTTTTGATCAGCATCTTCTACGATGGCGAGTGCCCTTTTTGCACGCGCTACGTGCAAATGGTGCGCCTGCAACGCGCGGACAGTGTCGAGCTCGTAAACCTGCGCGAAAACGACACTAGGCGTCGCGAATTGAACGAGGCAGGCTTCGATCTTGATGGCGGTATGGTGGTCGAGGACGGCACGGCGCGATATGGCGGGGATAAGGCGGTTGCCTATATCGCCTCACTGACCACTCCATCCGATGGATTCAACCGCTTGAACCGCTGGCTGTTTTCAAAGCCCGCTCTAGCGTCGCTGCTCTATCCAGTGTTGCGCGCAGGGCGGTGGCTCGCGCTCTTCCTGATGGGGCGCAGCTTCATTTCACAGGCTGACCGATCAAACGACGCGCGCCGAGAAATCTTCGCGACGTTCTTTGCGCTTTTCTCGGTGTTTCACTTCTTCAACTACGTGATCGAGTACCGTCTGCCGCTATCGCTGGATCTTGTCGCCCTTCTGGGCGCTGCGCTTGCGCTTTTGTTCAAACCACCTTCGTCCCGGCTCTTGTTTGTTCTGATGCTGGTCAGCACAATCAGCACCGTGGTGCAGGCCCCCGTTGCCTCAAACCACACAATCGTGCGCGCGGCGGCCTTGCTTGGCTACTGGCTCGCCTTTGCCACGGCGATGTTTCGCAACGATCCGTTCGAGAGAATCTTCGAACGGTTTGCGCCGGCGGGCTGTGCAGCCCTGCTGGTGATGTATTTCTTCGGTATCTTTCACAAGATCAACACCGACTTCCTGAACCCTGAGACGAGTTGTGCACCAACTCTCTGGGCGCTGATGCCCTGGCCGCTCTCGGCCTTTCAGGGGCCGGTGATTGATTACGCCGCGATCTATGGCACGTTCATCGTCGAAGGGCTCATCGCTTGCGCGCTTGTCATCAAGCGCTTTCGGCACTGGGGCATTGCTGCAGGGATAGGTTTTCACCTGCTACTGAGCCTGAGTTCCTAT is part of the Erythrobacter litoralis genome and encodes:
- a CDS encoding DCC1-like thiol-disulfide oxidoreductase family protein — encoded protein: MISIFYDGECPFCTRYVQMVRLQRADSVELVNLRENDTRRRELNEAGFDLDGGMVVEDGTARYGGDKAVAYIASLTTPSDGFNRLNRWLFSKPALASLLYPVLRAGRWLALFLMGRSFISQADRSNDARREIFATFFALFSVFHFFNYVIEYRLPLSLDLVALLGAALALLFKPPSSRLLFVLMLVSTISTVVQAPVASNHTIVRAAALLGYWLAFATAMFRNDPFERIFERFAPAGCAALLVMYFFGIFHKINTDFLNPETSCAPTLWALMPWPLSAFQGPVIDYAAIYGTFIVEGLIACALVIKRFRHWGIAAGIGFHLLLSLSSYAMYISFTTLSIALHTLWLNESAARKTLASPIVRAVRAKLVQPIYRVAVIGLCVWLAIFAFGGHYSLATFAVLPLVLPFCWALLFHAGEVDEGQRSVPVIGVLVGALFFANCAMPYLGLKTAQSVNMFANLRLEAGVSNHLVISSAQRPFDYLQDVVTLKKSGTHRVYYDVLAWLQRNPDQSISFTRNGVLYENANAQTLAEDIEMILLPEWVNKWFHFQPVDLKQPEVCGI